Proteins from one Gimesia maris genomic window:
- a CDS encoding fumarate reductase/succinate dehydrogenase flavoprotein subunit → MAEAATTVLNSRVPEGPMAEKWDRCKKEMKLVNPANKRKKKIIVVGTGLAGASAAASLAELGYQVQSFCFQDSPRRAHSIAAQGGINAAKNYPNDGDSVWRLFYDTVKGGDFRSREANVHRLAQVSNNIIDQCAAQGVPFARDYGGTLANRSFGGAQVSRTFYARGQTGQQLLLGAYSALMRQVGAGRIQLFPRREMLDLVKVDGVARGIIVRNLITGEFEKYSADCVLLCTGGYGNAFYLSTNAKGSNVTAAWRCHKRGAFFANPCYTQIHPTCIPVSGDYQSKLTLMSESLRNDGRVWVPQVAGDQRRGNEIPDSERDYYLERRYPAFGNLVPRDVASRAAKERCDAGYGVGSTGQAVFLDFRDAIARDGRHAIEAKYGNLFHMYHKITGEDPYQVPMRIYPAVHYTMGGLWVDYHLQSTIPGLFVLGEANFSDHGANRLGASALMQGLADGYFVAPYTTGHYLGSQNLPSVSTDDEAFTEAMANAQDWNAKILGVQGTRSSDSIHRELGHILWEYCGMSRERQGLETAMGKISNLRDEFWSSIKVIGQGEQLNQNLEHAGRLADFLEFGELMVRDALVREESCGGHFREEHQSPENEALRDDENFCHVTAWEFTGVGNEPVEHREHLEFVEVPLATRSYK, encoded by the coding sequence ATGGCCGAGGCGGCTACCACGGTTTTAAATTCTCGCGTTCCTGAAGGGCCGATGGCCGAGAAATGGGATCGTTGCAAGAAGGAAATGAAGCTGGTTAACCCGGCGAACAAGCGCAAGAAAAAAATCATCGTAGTCGGTACCGGGCTGGCAGGTGCATCTGCTGCGGCGTCCCTGGCGGAACTGGGCTATCAGGTTCAGTCCTTCTGTTTTCAGGATTCGCCACGTCGAGCACACAGTATTGCTGCCCAGGGCGGAATCAACGCTGCCAAGAACTATCCCAACGATGGTGACAGTGTGTGGCGACTGTTTTACGATACTGTCAAAGGGGGAGACTTCCGCAGCCGCGAAGCCAACGTGCATCGTCTGGCACAGGTCAGTAATAACATTATCGACCAGTGTGCGGCACAGGGAGTTCCTTTTGCCCGCGATTATGGCGGAACCCTGGCAAATCGTTCGTTCGGTGGTGCCCAGGTGTCTCGCACATTTTATGCCCGCGGACAGACCGGGCAGCAGCTGTTGCTGGGAGCCTACAGTGCCCTGATGCGACAGGTGGGCGCCGGTCGTATTCAGCTCTTTCCTCGACGGGAAATGCTGGACCTGGTCAAGGTTGATGGTGTCGCCCGGGGGATTATCGTCCGCAACCTGATTACCGGCGAATTCGAAAAATATTCCGCGGACTGCGTTCTGCTGTGCACCGGGGGGTATGGAAACGCATTCTATCTGTCGACGAATGCCAAGGGATCCAATGTAACCGCAGCCTGGCGCTGTCACAAACGGGGTGCCTTTTTTGCAAATCCCTGTTACACGCAGATCCATCCGACGTGTATTCCCGTCAGTGGTGACTATCAGTCCAAGCTGACACTGATGAGTGAGAGCCTTCGAAATGATGGCCGGGTCTGGGTGCCTCAAGTTGCCGGTGATCAACGTCGTGGAAATGAGATCCCGGACAGCGAACGGGATTACTACCTCGAACGTCGTTATCCTGCGTTTGGTAACCTGGTGCCCCGTGATGTGGCTTCCCGTGCTGCTAAGGAACGTTGCGATGCCGGTTACGGGGTTGGTTCAACCGGACAGGCCGTATTCCTGGACTTCCGCGATGCGATTGCCCGCGATGGTCGTCATGCGATTGAAGCCAAGTACGGTAACCTGTTTCACATGTACCACAAGATCACAGGCGAAGATCCTTACCAGGTTCCGATGCGTATTTATCCTGCCGTGCATTATACGATGGGCGGGCTCTGGGTGGACTATCATCTGCAGAGCACTATCCCCGGTCTGTTTGTCCTGGGGGAAGCCAACTTTTCGGATCATGGTGCGAACCGCCTGGGAGCGTCGGCTCTGATGCAGGGCCTCGCAGATGGCTACTTTGTGGCACCTTATACCACGGGACACTATCTTGGTTCGCAGAATCTGCCTTCCGTTTCGACTGATGATGAAGCATTTACGGAAGCCATGGCGAATGCCCAGGACTGGAATGCAAAAATTCTGGGTGTGCAGGGAACCCGTTCCTCAGACAGCATCCATCGTGAACTGGGACACATCCTCTGGGAATACTGTGGAATGTCACGGGAACGACAGGGGCTGGAAACAGCGATGGGCAAAATTAGTAACCTGCGAGACGAGTTCTGGTCCAGCATCAAAGTGATCGGCCAGGGTGAGCAACTGAATCAGAACCTGGAACATGCCGGCCGTCTGGCCGACTTCCTGGAGTTCGGTGAGTTGATGGTGCGAGACGCGCTGGTTCGGGAAGAATCCTGCGGCGGACATTTCCGTGAAGAGCACCAGTCTCCTGAAAATGAGGCATTACGTGACGATGAGAATTTCTGTCATGTGACGGCCTGGGAATTCACGGGAGTAGGCAACGAGCCTGTGGAACACCGTGAGCATTTAGAATTTGTCGAAGTACCTCTGGCTACGAGGAGTTATAAATAA
- a CDS encoding succinate dehydrogenase cytochrome b subunit yields the protein MVTKTAEKQQPSPTAGGKSATKWIMTLLSSSLGQKFVMGITGLLLCSFLVVHLAGNLLVYVGADAYNSYAHDLHSMLLLPVAETGLFLLLFAHIALAFKLTSDNRKARHISYHEKQSKIEEPPSFFGKTPMGRTSSWMFLSGSIILIFLIVHMIDMKLHLNPAVAYTVETPEGVVEADPYSIIVQVLGSWSAAVYIIGTIILGFHLSHGFWSAFQSLGLNHPKYTPWIKKFAILFAAVIAIGFASLPIWGLFIH from the coding sequence ATGGTGACGAAAACAGCTGAGAAACAGCAACCCTCTCCGACAGCCGGCGGAAAATCAGCGACAAAATGGATCATGACCTTACTGTCGTCTTCGCTGGGTCAAAAGTTTGTGATGGGGATTACCGGACTTTTACTCTGTAGCTTTCTGGTAGTGCATCTGGCAGGGAATCTGCTCGTGTATGTGGGAGCAGATGCCTACAATTCCTATGCGCACGATTTGCACAGTATGCTGCTGCTGCCGGTCGCAGAAACAGGTTTGTTTCTACTGCTGTTTGCACACATCGCTCTGGCTTTCAAGCTGACCAGTGACAATCGTAAAGCGCGACACATCAGCTATCATGAGAAACAGAGTAAGATTGAAGAGCCTCCCTCTTTTTTTGGAAAAACTCCCATGGGACGTACCAGTTCCTGGATGTTTCTTTCCGGCTCGATCATTCTGATTTTTCTGATCGTGCATATGATTGATATGAAACTGCACCTGAATCCTGCGGTAGCTTATACCGTTGAAACACCGGAAGGAGTCGTCGAGGCGGATCCTTACAGCATTATCGTTCAAGTGCTCGGCAGCTGGAGTGCTGCTGTTTATATCATCGGGACGATCATTCTCGGGTTCCACTTATCCCATGGTTTCTGGAGTGCATTTCAGTCACTGGGTCTGAATCATCCCAAATATACACCCTGGATCAAGAAGTTTGCGATTCTGTTTGCAGCAGTAATTGCCATCGGTTTTGCCAGTCTGCCCATTTGGGGATTATTTATTCATTAA
- a CDS encoding succinate dehydrogenase/fumarate reductase iron-sulfur subunit: MSETLDLTLRVWRQPGADAVGQYVEYKLTGISTHMSFLEMLDVLNEQLHAKGEEMIAFDHDCREGICGMCSLMINGQAHGPDTGTTTCQLHMRRFKNGDTIVVEPWRAQAFPVVRDLVVDRSAFDRIIEKGGYISVSTGNAPEANAIPVPAPVQETAMDAAACIGCGACVAACKNASAMLFVSAKVSHLSTLPQGKPERDSRVQNMVAQMDLEGFGNCTNTEECSAACPAEISVSNIARLNREYMRAKLCAKE, from the coding sequence ATGAGCGAGACACTGGATCTGACGCTCAGAGTGTGGCGACAACCCGGCGCAGATGCCGTGGGCCAATACGTGGAATACAAGCTGACCGGGATTTCGACTCATATGTCCTTCCTGGAAATGCTGGACGTCCTGAATGAGCAACTGCATGCCAAAGGCGAAGAGATGATTGCCTTTGATCATGACTGCCGCGAAGGGATTTGTGGCATGTGCAGCCTGATGATCAATGGTCAGGCACACGGGCCGGATACCGGGACGACCACCTGTCAGCTGCATATGCGTCGCTTTAAGAATGGTGATACGATTGTGGTCGAGCCCTGGCGTGCTCAGGCATTTCCGGTCGTGCGTGACCTGGTGGTCGACCGCAGTGCCTTTGATCGCATCATCGAGAAAGGGGGCTATATTTCGGTCAGTACCGGAAATGCTCCCGAAGCCAATGCGATTCCAGTGCCCGCGCCCGTTCAGGAGACTGCGATGGATGCAGCGGCCTGCATTGGCTGTGGTGCCTGTGTCGCGGCCTGTAAGAATGCCTCAGCGATGCTGTTTGTTTCTGCCAAAGTTTCCCACTTATCAACGCTGCCTCAAGGCAAGCCAGAGCGAGACAGTCGCGTCCAGAATATGGTGGCGCAAATGGATCTGGAAGGATTTGGCAACTGCACGAATACAGAGGAATGCTCGGCTGCCTGTCCGGCTGAGATTTCGGTCTCGAACATTGCCCGCCTGAATCGCGAATATATGCGTGCCAAGCTGTGTGCAAAGGAGTAA
- the rnr gene encoding ribonuclease R — translation MPDFEKKILDYVNRTGYTPVREKALLKKVGGSKSSSPEFEQAMANLRSRKEILISDSGLIRPVKKEGWIAGTIKKTNSGAGYLIPHHKPDDIAHDQRHAGDLYISERDLGDAQTGDEVYATAINRQRSGGQICGRVVEIIERASTTFVGTYFETQGEGYVHVDGKIFNSPIHVGDPGAKGVRSEDKVVIDILHFPSKNYLGQGVIAKVLGPHGKAGVDLLSIIYEFGIPLDFPEEVLAEAREQASLFDETKLGNRRDLTRETIVTIDPADARDFDDAISLTRDEKGHWLLGVHIADVAHFVKEGSLLDREAKHRGTSVYLPGRVIPMLPEIISNGLASLQEGQVRFTKSAFIEFTPEGIPVHTEFANTAIKVKQRFAYEQVLPIVQERDDEGKHVSAEVRELLKNMYQLAMMLRGRRFSAGALELHLAEVKLTFDDKHRVTGAVEREHDESHQIIEEFMLAANISIAEAFHDRGLRFLRRVHPSPEMPRQLAFAEFANALGFTLNKVQSRKDLQKLINEVHGTPVEQAINYALLRSLKQAEYTDKELGHYALAVDHYCHFTSPIRRYPDLTIHRMIDEILERPDKGKGQSPQGLRQLGHELSLRERRAESAERELTKVKLLTWMIDNNIRTLETMITGVETFGMFCRGTDVPVEGLLHISRLGKHDYFHQEVPKFSIVGERTGQEYRVGDLLTVEVEKIDLDRRELDFRLPRPKQYGKTKKKGSGAPEKRAPAGAAKSKKKESVRKAKSKKTRKKKRK, via the coding sequence ATGCCCGACTTTGAGAAGAAAATTCTCGATTATGTGAACAGAACCGGTTACACACCGGTGCGTGAAAAGGCACTGCTGAAAAAAGTAGGGGGCTCAAAATCAAGTTCTCCGGAATTTGAACAGGCGATGGCCAACCTGCGATCCCGCAAGGAGATCCTGATTTCCGATTCCGGGCTGATCCGACCTGTTAAAAAGGAGGGCTGGATCGCCGGTACAATCAAGAAAACAAATTCCGGTGCCGGCTATCTGATTCCTCATCATAAACCGGATGATATTGCGCATGATCAGCGACATGCCGGGGATCTCTACATCTCGGAACGCGATCTGGGTGATGCACAGACCGGTGATGAAGTGTATGCGACGGCCATCAATCGCCAGCGGAGTGGGGGGCAGATTTGTGGCCGCGTGGTAGAGATAATCGAACGGGCATCGACGACCTTTGTGGGTACCTATTTTGAAACACAGGGGGAAGGTTATGTGCACGTGGACGGCAAAATCTTCAATTCGCCGATCCATGTAGGTGATCCCGGGGCCAAGGGAGTGCGTTCGGAAGATAAAGTTGTCATCGATATACTGCACTTTCCTTCTAAAAATTACCTGGGCCAAGGCGTCATTGCCAAAGTACTCGGGCCTCATGGAAAAGCTGGTGTCGACCTCTTGTCGATCATCTACGAGTTTGGGATTCCTCTCGATTTTCCAGAGGAAGTTCTGGCTGAAGCGCGCGAGCAGGCCAGCCTGTTCGACGAAACAAAACTCGGGAATCGACGTGACCTGACCAGAGAAACGATTGTGACCATCGATCCTGCGGATGCGCGTGATTTCGATGATGCGATTTCCCTTACACGGGATGAAAAAGGGCACTGGCTGCTGGGGGTACATATTGCAGATGTGGCGCACTTTGTCAAAGAGGGTTCCCTGTTGGATCGCGAGGCCAAACACCGAGGTACCAGCGTTTATCTGCCAGGCAGAGTGATTCCAATGTTGCCAGAGATCATTTCCAATGGCCTGGCCAGTCTGCAGGAAGGGCAGGTTCGGTTTACCAAATCAGCTTTCATCGAATTCACTCCAGAAGGGATTCCCGTTCATACCGAATTTGCCAATACCGCGATCAAAGTGAAGCAGCGATTTGCCTATGAGCAGGTATTGCCTATTGTCCAGGAGCGGGATGATGAAGGGAAACACGTTTCAGCAGAAGTGCGTGAACTGCTGAAAAACATGTATCAACTGGCAATGATGTTGCGGGGACGCCGCTTTTCTGCAGGTGCTCTGGAATTGCATCTGGCCGAAGTGAAGTTGACATTTGATGACAAGCATCGTGTTACCGGTGCCGTCGAACGTGAGCATGATGAAAGTCATCAGATCATCGAAGAATTCATGCTGGCTGCCAATATTTCAATTGCAGAAGCGTTTCATGATCGTGGATTACGTTTTTTGCGTCGCGTCCATCCTTCTCCAGAAATGCCTCGTCAGCTCGCATTTGCCGAATTCGCGAACGCCCTCGGGTTTACCCTGAATAAAGTCCAGAGTCGCAAAGATCTGCAGAAGCTGATTAATGAAGTTCATGGAACTCCTGTGGAGCAGGCTATTAATTACGCATTGCTCAGGAGTCTGAAGCAAGCGGAATATACAGATAAGGAGTTAGGGCACTATGCGTTAGCCGTTGATCATTACTGTCATTTTACCAGTCCGATCCGTCGTTACCCCGATTTAACCATACATCGCATGATCGATGAAATCCTGGAACGACCGGATAAAGGAAAAGGGCAGAGCCCGCAGGGACTCCGTCAGCTGGGGCATGAACTGTCGTTGCGGGAGCGTCGCGCAGAATCTGCCGAACGGGAACTGACAAAGGTCAAACTATTGACCTGGATGATCGATAATAACATCAGGACGCTGGAAACCATGATTACCGGGGTGGAAACCTTTGGTATGTTCTGCAGGGGAACGGATGTGCCTGTGGAAGGTTTGCTGCACATCAGTCGTCTGGGGAAACATGATTATTTCCATCAGGAAGTTCCCAAATTCAGTATCGTGGGAGAACGGACTGGCCAGGAGTATCGCGTAGGTGATCTGTTGACGGTCGAAGTCGAGAAGATTGATCTGGACCGCCGCGAGCTGGATTTTCGACTGCCTCGCCCCAAGCAATATGGGAAGACAAAAAAGAAGGGATCTGGTGCACCGGAAAAGAGAGCTCCTGCCGGGGCTGCGAAGTCAAAAAAGAAAGAGAGTGTGCGCAAAGCCAAATCAAAGAAGACCCGGAAGAAAAAACGAAAATAA
- a CDS encoding fatty acid desaturase family protein, translated as MSVTQFTEQELKDLEEKTTIPRFLFLPLGLIGLWCLAVYWPSQAIGWQIFWTLFTSYCLFCWTSCFHECSHHTLSGSKNASIWLGRVLGTAMFVPYTVYRESHIRHHAYLNKPSDWELWPYSDPNTSLRFRRIFIWFDLGMGLFMAPYIYGRIFWHKDSPLTDPKVRQTIRYEYAVMVLFWGSVLGLCAYYGVLWDLARVWFLPHYLAGIYQNTRKFTEHLGMSSYDPMLGTRTVVGSNLITKLCTYFNFDIFVHGPHHRHPRIAHNLLLQKMDDYQEKNPDVKYPVFTTYWGAIIDMAPAFLFKPGVGMNAGAPPPGKEKKQIDNFVQDVAKEVIADDDLVTKPVD; from the coding sequence GTGTCCGTCACACAATTTACTGAGCAGGAATTAAAAGATCTCGAAGAAAAAACGACGATTCCTCGTTTTTTATTCTTACCCCTGGGATTAATAGGGCTCTGGTGCCTGGCTGTCTACTGGCCAAGTCAGGCAATCGGGTGGCAGATTTTCTGGACACTCTTTACCTCATATTGCCTTTTCTGCTGGACCAGTTGTTTCCACGAATGCTCTCACCATACCCTGTCTGGTTCCAAAAATGCCAGCATCTGGTTGGGTCGTGTATTGGGGACCGCGATGTTTGTGCCCTACACCGTCTATCGTGAGAGTCATATTCGTCACCATGCCTATCTCAATAAACCCAGCGACTGGGAGCTCTGGCCTTATTCAGACCCCAATACTTCGTTGCGGTTCCGCAGAATCTTTATCTGGTTCGATCTGGGGATGGGCCTGTTTATGGCGCCGTATATTTACGGTCGCATCTTCTGGCATAAAGATTCCCCGCTTACGGACCCCAAAGTCCGCCAGACGATTCGTTATGAATATGCAGTCATGGTGCTCTTCTGGGGCTCTGTATTAGGATTGTGTGCATACTACGGTGTACTCTGGGACTTGGCACGTGTCTGGTTTTTGCCCCATTACCTGGCTGGTATTTATCAGAATACACGTAAATTTACCGAACACCTGGGCATGAGCAGTTACGACCCCATGCTGGGTACCCGTACCGTCGTCGGCTCTAATTTGATTACTAAGCTTTGTACCTACTTCAATTTTGATATCTTTGTGCATGGTCCTCATCACCGCCATCCACGTATAGCGCATAACCTGTTGCTGCAGAAGATGGATGACTATCAGGAAAAAAACCCGGATGTCAAATATCCTGTGTTCACGACCTACTGGGGTGCAATCATCGATATGGCGCCTGCCTTTCTCTTCAAACCCGGTGTGGGCATGAATGCAGGCGCTCCACCACCAGGAAAAGAAAAGAAGCAGATTGACAACTTTGTACAGGATGTCGCCAAAGAAGTGATCGCCGATGACGATCTCGTCACCAAACCGGTCGATTAA
- a CDS encoding ABC transporter permease, with protein sequence MIASLRTHWIILKTSIEERLVYRGDFVFATFVRFLPIVTQIFLWGAIYGIHSTNPVASIKGYNYKEMVAYYLLVMVGRAFSSMPGLANGIANDVRDGTIKKYLIQPIDMLGYLFWARMAHKLVYYMVAIGPFILLFYLCRDYFVGWPDAFTVTVWVLSLLMAFLVGFLIESLIGLIAFWFLEVSSLIFIYMMLNYFLSGHMIPLDLFPEPLSSWMQMLPFKYLAYFPGTVILGKYTHQELIFELSIEVVWIIVLFSLNRIAFQRGIRRYSAFGG encoded by the coding sequence ATGATTGCCAGCCTGCGAACTCACTGGATTATCCTAAAGACCTCGATCGAGGAACGCCTCGTTTATCGGGGAGACTTTGTCTTTGCCACATTCGTACGGTTCCTTCCCATCGTCACACAGATATTCCTCTGGGGTGCCATTTACGGGATCCATTCGACGAATCCAGTCGCTTCGATCAAAGGTTATAATTACAAAGAGATGGTCGCCTATTACCTGCTGGTAATGGTTGGTCGCGCATTTTCCAGCATGCCCGGCCTGGCCAATGGCATCGCCAATGATGTGCGGGATGGAACGATCAAAAAATACCTGATTCAGCCCATCGACATGCTGGGCTATCTGTTCTGGGCCCGGATGGCTCATAAGCTGGTTTATTACATGGTCGCAATCGGTCCGTTCATTCTACTCTTCTACCTCTGTCGCGACTACTTCGTCGGCTGGCCGGATGCATTTACGGTTACCGTCTGGGTCTTGTCGCTGTTGATGGCATTTCTTGTCGGATTTTTAATCGAATCACTGATCGGCTTGATCGCATTCTGGTTCCTGGAAGTCAGTTCGCTGATCTTTATCTATATGATGCTGAATTATTTTCTCTCCGGACATATGATTCCCCTCGACCTGTTTCCGGAACCCCTGAGCAGCTGGATGCAGATGCTGCCGTTCAAGTACCTGGCGTATTTCCCGGGAACTGTCATTCTGGGTAAATATACCCATCAGGAACTGATTTTCGAATTGTCTATTGAAGTCGTCTGGATCATCGTCCTGTTTTCTCTAAATCGCATTGCCTTTCAGCGCGGTATCCGCCGTTATAGCGCCTTCGGGGGATAA
- the gcvT gene encoding glycine cleavage system aminomethyltransferase GcvT: MSDSLLYTACHQWHVDHGGRMVDFAGWEMPLLYSNITTEHQAVRNAAGLFDIAHMGRLFFTGPDACRFLDRLLTNSVESLKPGQIRYSLVTNESGGILDDVLVYRFSDFYMLVVNASNRLKIVDWIEGQRSGFDVRIEDQTRDKFMLALQGPQSLAILNPLVEAELSEIKYYYGIETRVSGVDALVSRTGYTGEDGFEVVLDQSEGAALWERLIAGGEPSGLIPAGLGCRDTLRLEAAMPLYGHELDESTDPYTAGLNFAVKLKAADFIGKEALIAAKARDDRKVRVGFTLEGKRAAREGSLLFSGDQQVGMVTSGSFSPTLDLPIGMAYVEAGFADAGQILEADIRGKRYPVNVTELPFYKRDT; this comes from the coding sequence GTGTCCGATTCATTATTATATACTGCCTGTCATCAGTGGCATGTCGACCATGGTGGCCGTATGGTCGATTTTGCGGGCTGGGAAATGCCTTTGCTCTATTCCAATATCACCACAGAACATCAGGCAGTCCGTAATGCGGCAGGACTGTTTGACATTGCCCACATGGGACGGCTGTTTTTCACCGGGCCCGATGCGTGCCGTTTCCTGGATCGGTTGTTGACGAACAGCGTGGAATCGCTCAAGCCGGGACAGATTCGCTATTCGCTGGTCACAAATGAATCCGGAGGCATTCTGGACGATGTACTGGTCTACCGTTTCTCTGACTTTTATATGCTGGTGGTGAATGCTTCCAATCGTCTGAAAATCGTGGACTGGATTGAAGGGCAGCGGAGCGGTTTTGATGTTCGGATTGAAGATCAGACCCGTGATAAATTCATGCTGGCATTACAGGGCCCGCAGTCGTTGGCGATTCTCAATCCCCTGGTGGAAGCAGAACTGAGCGAAATCAAATATTATTACGGGATTGAAACCAGGGTCTCAGGTGTTGACGCGCTGGTCAGTCGCACGGGCTATACCGGCGAAGACGGCTTTGAAGTCGTACTTGATCAGTCGGAAGGAGCGGCGCTCTGGGAGCGTTTGATCGCCGGGGGAGAGCCCTCGGGACTGATCCCTGCTGGCCTGGGATGCCGGGATACTCTGCGACTGGAGGCGGCGATGCCTTTGTATGGTCATGAGCTGGATGAATCGACCGATCCTTATACTGCGGGGCTGAATTTCGCAGTGAAACTAAAGGCCGCTGATTTCATCGGGAAAGAGGCATTGATCGCTGCCAAGGCACGCGATGATCGAAAAGTCCGTGTTGGTTTTACCCTGGAGGGGAAGCGGGCAGCCCGTGAGGGTTCGCTGTTGTTCTCAGGAGATCAGCAGGTGGGGATGGTGACATCCGGGTCCTTCTCACCCACCCTGGATCTGCCGATCGGGATGGCTTACGTTGAAGCCGGATTCGCCGATGCAGGGCAGATTCTGGAAGCAGATATCCGAGGCAAACGATACCCTGTCAATGTGACTGAGCTGCCTTTTTACAAACGCGACACTTAG
- a CDS encoding MFS transporter, with the protein MSITPIIPTDEEEPIYNGLFWLCYLANVMLVTANAITFRFADLITYLGGTEELVGDIVGCGVFVALIARFFLGQGIDRYGVRRLWALSALIFVVGAGGMTVCRSLGWEIFALRMCFATGIAGMFTCSVVHIQQKVPQHRRTEVIGSLGSSGFVGMILGTQTSDWMLRSFAPGNAQFYALFGIPAFLGLCYFAIVIYVTSNDTHRRPRVTPAAHQLLFRYWPGQVVVVAIMMGLSFTVISVFLTRFVSQKELGGIGTFFAGYAVSAFVIRIVTRRWGETVGRNKMITLGLMGHAIGHTILPSITEEWQLIGPSILCGFGHALLFPAVVSLGTESFPRHYRGTGTTIVLGFFDAGAIIFAPILGSIIDRWGFTPMFYTSASVMTLTATVYTLTANHSLSKDIAVPQQQEFCPSLEEAID; encoded by the coding sequence ATGTCTATTACTCCTATTATCCCTACTGATGAAGAGGAACCCATCTATAACGGGTTATTCTGGCTCTGCTATCTGGCAAATGTCATGCTGGTCACCGCGAACGCCATTACATTCCGTTTCGCAGATCTGATCACCTATCTCGGAGGAACCGAAGAACTGGTCGGCGATATCGTTGGCTGTGGTGTCTTTGTCGCCTTGATTGCCCGCTTCTTTCTGGGACAGGGCATCGACCGTTATGGAGTGCGCCGACTCTGGGCACTCTCTGCTTTGATCTTTGTCGTTGGTGCTGGAGGTATGACCGTCTGCCGATCGCTGGGATGGGAAATATTCGCGTTACGCATGTGTTTTGCCACGGGGATTGCCGGAATGTTTACCTGCTCTGTGGTCCATATCCAGCAGAAAGTTCCTCAGCACCGTCGAACGGAAGTTATTGGCAGTCTCGGCAGCAGTGGCTTTGTCGGCATGATTCTGGGGACCCAGACCAGCGACTGGATGCTTCGCTCGTTTGCACCCGGGAATGCCCAGTTTTATGCCTTGTTCGGTATCCCCGCTTTTCTGGGGCTCTGTTATTTTGCAATCGTCATTTATGTCACCAGCAATGATACTCACCGCAGACCCAGGGTCACACCAGCCGCCCATCAGCTGCTGTTCCGTTACTGGCCCGGACAGGTTGTCGTCGTCGCCATCATGATGGGACTCAGCTTTACCGTCATCAGCGTCTTTTTGACGCGGTTCGTCTCCCAGAAAGAACTGGGGGGAATCGGTACCTTCTTCGCCGGTTATGCTGTCTCCGCATTCGTGATTCGGATTGTGACACGACGCTGGGGTGAAACTGTCGGACGCAATAAAATGATCACACTGGGATTGATGGGACACGCCATCGGCCACACGATACTGCCTTCCATTACTGAAGAATGGCAGTTAATCGGTCCTTCCATCCTGTGTGGGTTTGGACACGCCCTGCTCTTCCCGGCGGTTGTTTCACTGGGAACCGAATCCTTTCCCCGACATTACCGGGGAACAGGAACAACGATCGTGCTGGGCTTTTTTGATGCAGGTGCCATCATTTTTGCCCCGATTCTGGGAAGCATTATTGACCGCTGGGGGTTTACTCCCATGTTCTATACTTCGGCGTCTGTGATGACGCTGACTGCCACCGTTTACACATTGACTGCCAATCACAGCCTGAGTAAAGACATCGCTGTTCCACAACAACAGGAGTTCTGCCCCTCTCTCGAAGAAGCCATTGATTGA